The following proteins come from a genomic window of Oncorhynchus mykiss isolate Arlee chromosome 19, USDA_OmykA_1.1, whole genome shotgun sequence:
- the LOC110497472 gene encoding uncharacterized protein LOC110497472 translates to MATANVQRPMALPVRLQHCLSGDPPIPVLYDATFLNATHASLLAVKDPESTRASRFTVTVLNGSDGKIVPLVLKSTDTIGKLQKSFLQKRPDLTGSLNLAYNGKSVQGHQSLGELGVKDGATFITFQRCHGG, encoded by the exons ATGGCAACAGCAAATGTACAACGGCCAATG gcCTTACCTGTTAGACTCCAGCATTGCCTCAGTGGAGACCCTCCGATCCCTGTTCTGTACGATGCAACATTCCTGAACGCAACTCACGCCTCTCTGCTGGCTGTCAAAGACCCTGAATCGACCCGAGCCTCCCGTTTCACTGTCACCGTGCTCAACGGATCAGATGGCAAAATAGTCCCATTGGTCCTCAAGAGCACAGACACCATCGGCAAACTTCAGAAGAGTTTCCTACAGAAGCGGCCTGACCTGACGGGAAGCCTGAACCTTGCCTACAACGGCAAGTCCGTCCAGGGGCACCAAAGCCTGGGAGAGCTGGGGGTGAAGGATGGGGCTACTTTCATCACCTTTCAGAGGTGTCATGGAGGGTAG